A window of the Alnus glutinosa chromosome 4, dhAlnGlut1.1, whole genome shotgun sequence genome harbors these coding sequences:
- the LOC133867474 gene encoding uncharacterized protein LOC133867474 produces MNMITKKMKRKDLELDEFSDEFSDFSLSSPARKIRRLDAELPPIMEEEEVEIPPEVGGGVTEDLELPSNEERAIVLFKPVNASLFGSQPSNLSFSVDSRIISGFKNQLFGSSQYGHVKSADEEEAMRDKNGDCLAVVPWVPSQFPPVPATEIYAMDAPELMEEAEEMEATTMDVEEDNNNSNASMEQGHPNVHAYGGVAGSDGLHQWQQQYHCMIPQIPQNTSTPITWFR; encoded by the exons ATGAACATGAtaacgaagaagatgaagaggaagGATCTTGAGCTCGACGAGTTCAGCGACGAGTTCTCCGATTTCTCTCTGTCTTCTCCGGCTCGGAAGATTCGCCGCCTC GATGCTGAGTTGCCGCCGATTATGGAGGAAGAGGAGGTGGAGATTCCTCCGGAAGTAGGGGGAGGAGTGACGGAGGATTTGGAACTTCCGTCCAACGAGGAAAGGGCTATTGTTCTCTTCAAACCTGTGAATGCTTCTCTTTTCGGTTCACAACCTTCGAATCTTTCTTTCTCCGTTGATTCTCGTATCATATCTGGCTTTAAGA ATCAATTATTTGGGTCGAGCCAGTATGGTCACGTAAAATCAGCTGATGAGGAAGAAGCTATGAGGGACAAGAATGGTGATTGTTTGGCTGTGGTTCCATGGGTTCCTTCTCAGTTTCCTCCTGTACCGGCCACTGAGATTTACGCAATGGACGCTCCTGAGTTGATGGAAGAGGCCGAAGAAATGGAAGCAACGACGATGGATGTTGAAGAAGACAACAACAACAGCAATGCAAGCATGGAGCAAGGGCACCCTAATGTACATGCGTATGGTGGAGTAGCGGGAAGCGATGGCTTGCATCAGTGGCAGCAACAGTACCACTGCATGATACCACAGATTCCCCAGAACACTTCCACTCCCATTACATGGTTCCGgtga